The genomic region GGCTACGGCCGAACGATCAATTGGGAAGGTCGTACCAGCCAGGGCAGCGGCCCCCAGGGGCAGGATATCGGTGTGCTTTTGGTTAAACTCAAAGCGCTCATAGTCCCGCTGCAGCATCTCAAAGTAGGCTAGCAGATAGTGGCCATAACTAATCGGTTGGGCGTGCTGCATGTGGGTATAACCGGGCATGACCACTTCGGCATTTTCCTGGGCCAACTTTAGCAGGGTCTGCTGCAAGTCAGTTAACTCAGTCAAAACCTGGGGCAGGCGGTGCTTTAACCAGAGGTGAAAGTCGGTGGCAACCTGATCATTACGGGAACGGCCGGTGTGGAGCTTACCTGCAACTGGACCAATCTTCTTGGTCAGCAGGGACTCAATGTTGAGGTGGATATCCTCGTTAGCAACAGAGAATTCTACCTTCCCCTGGGCCAGGTCATCTTGGATATCTTGCAGGCCGGCCTCGATTTGGTGGGCCTCGTCAGGGCTAATAATTCCCTGCTGGCCCAGCATTTTTACGTGGGCCAGTGAGCCTTCCAAATCTTCAGCGGCCAGTTGGTAGTCAAAGCCAATTGAGGCCCCAAACTCATCAACCCAGTCCTGGGCTTTACCCGTAAACCGGCCACCCCATAATTTATCTGTCATGCCGTGCTCCTTTTATTACTTATCGTCGTCTGAGTGAACGTGGTTCACCTCTTCAAAGACCATGGTTGGCAAGCTCCAAAGCTTGATAAAGCCAGAAGCAGCCACCTGATCAAAGCTGTCAGCGGCCGTGTAAGTGGCCAGTTCTTCACTATACAGTGAGTTCTTCTCTGACTTCCGGGCCACTGCCTTGGTCTGACCCTTGTAAAGCTTCATCTTGACCGTACCGTTAACTACCTTTTGGGTCTGGTTAATGAAGGCCATCAGGGCGTCAAAGAGCGGTGAAATCCACATCGCGTTGTAAATCAAATCAGTTAACTTCTGCTCAATGACGGGCTTGAAGTGGGCAACGTCCCGCTCCAAGGTCAGGTCTTCCAAATCCTTGTGGGCGGTCATGATAACTGCCGCAGCGGGAGCCTCATAGACTTCCCGGGACTTGATACCAACCAACCGGTTTTCAATCTTATCAATCCGGCCAATGCCGTGGTCCCCAGCAATCTTGTTGAGCTTGATAATCAGCTCAGACAGCTTCATTGGTTCCCCGTTCAGGGCCACTGGCAGGCCATCCTTGAACTCCAAGTCGAGGAATTCTGGCTTTTCCGGTGCCTTTTCTGGATCAACAGTCATACCCCAAGCATCTTCAGGGGCTTGGTTCCATGGGTTTTCCAGGATACCGGCTTCGTTGGCCCGGCCCCAGAGGTTTTCATCAATTGAGTAAGGAGATTCCTTACCGATTGGAACGGGCACGTTGTGCTCCTTGGCGTAGTCAATTTCTTCTTCCCGTGACCAGTGGAAGTCCCGGATTGGGGCTTCGATATCCAACTTAGGATCCAAGGCGTGGATGGCCGCTTCAAACCGGACCTGGTCATTACCCTTACCGGTTGAACCGTGGGCGATGGCATGAGCGCCATTTTCGTGGGCAACTTCCACTAACTTCTTAATAATCAAAGGCCGTGACAGGGCTGAAACCAATGGGTAACTACCCTCGTAAAG from Leuconostocaceae bacterium ESL0723 harbors:
- a CDS encoding argininosuccinate synthase, translating into MTKKIVLAYSGGLDTSVAIPWLIDKGYEVIAVVLDVGQGGRDLQAIQKKGLQVGATQSIVIDAKDEFADEYVAPVIKANALYEGSYPLVSALSRPLIIKKLVEVAHENGAHAIAHGSTGKGNDQVRFEAAIHALDPKLDIEAPIRDFHWSREEEIDYAKEHNVPVPIGKESPYSIDENLWGRANEAGILENPWNQAPEDAWGMTVDPEKAPEKPEFLDLEFKDGLPVALNGEPMKLSELIIKLNKIAGDHGIGRIDKIENRLVGIKSREVYEAPAAAVIMTAHKDLEDLTLERDVAHFKPVIEQKLTDLIYNAMWISPLFDALMAFINQTQKVVNGTVKMKLYKGQTKAVARKSEKNSLYSEELATYTAADSFDQVAASGFIKLWSLPTMVFEEVNHVHSDDDK